A single region of the Solwaraspora sp. WMMD406 genome encodes:
- a CDS encoding DUF4180 domain-containing protein, with product MADEIVEVSGVPVLVCDPAGPLIASDQDALDVIGLAYAAAEIVAVPVSRLDERFFTLRTGVAGEIMQKFVNYRLRLVVIGDLTAQTAASTALRELIVESNRGNQIWFVDDLAALAARLTT from the coding sequence ATGGCTGACGAGATCGTCGAGGTGTCCGGCGTACCGGTGCTGGTCTGTGACCCGGCCGGACCGCTGATCGCCAGCGACCAGGACGCCCTCGACGTGATCGGCCTGGCGTACGCCGCCGCCGAGATCGTGGCGGTCCCGGTGAGCCGACTGGACGAACGGTTCTTCACGCTGCGTACCGGGGTGGCCGGGGAGATCATGCAGAAGTTCGTCAACTACCGACTGCGGCTGGTCGTGATCGGCGACCTCACCGCCCAGACAGCCGCCAGTACGGCCCTGCGTGAGCTGATCGTCGAGTCGAACCGGGGCAACCAGATCTGGTTCGTCGACGACCTCGCCGCCCTCGCCGCCCGCCTCACCACCTGA
- a CDS encoding helix-turn-helix domain-containing protein produces the protein MSSSWLSVEQVADRLDLHVRTVRGYIRDGRLPAVRIGKQYRIAPADLDAFTGRPAGAVAAASEARTGIEVSAIVDVDAVSAGDADRLSTLLVAGSQGGVRESTEPPLRLQTAYDPTRQRLKIILFGGLASVTEILSVIDTVTRSGSGMFQTGSNKGAGSDG, from the coding sequence ATGAGTAGTTCCTGGTTGTCGGTCGAGCAGGTGGCGGATCGCCTCGACCTGCACGTGCGTACCGTCCGTGGCTACATCCGAGACGGCCGGCTACCAGCCGTACGGATCGGCAAGCAGTACCGGATCGCGCCGGCCGACCTCGACGCGTTCACCGGTCGACCGGCGGGTGCCGTGGCTGCGGCGAGCGAGGCGCGGACCGGCATCGAGGTTTCGGCGATCGTCGACGTGGACGCGGTGAGCGCCGGTGACGCCGACCGGTTGAGCACCCTGCTCGTCGCCGGATCGCAGGGCGGGGTCCGGGAGTCCACCGAACCGCCGCTGCGGCTACAGACCGCGTACGACCCGACCCGGCAGCGGCTCAAGATCATCCTGTTCGGTGGCCTGGCGTCCGTCACCGAGATCCTGTCGGTGATCGACACGGTGACCCGCTCGGGCAGCGGCATGTTCCAGACCGGTTCGAACAAGGGAGCGGGCAGCGATGGCTGA
- a CDS encoding VWA domain-containing protein yields the protein MTHSVNHHENRRQVLYWRLLARLFDGQEQAALERASTAVVDDVGLPAALLDPSVSVDTVVQRFPELADELPGLLAPKPGDEPDDDGADEVAAGDVADQVGADEVRRAALASKLLLNIFATGSGDVSATQLATWQADAGWYQQACGVTPGRRDGVLGAIEGDLVRRMRLREVLADPALARQLTPSMSLIEQLLRDKSNLSGVALANAKALIRRFVDEVAEVLKTQVQQTSVGTIDRSIPPKRVFRNLDLDRTIWKNLPNWSPTDERLYVDRLFYKQTAKRTTPARLIVVVDQSGSMVDAMVNCTILASIFAGLPKVDVHLVAYDTRALDLTPWVHDPFEVLLRTQLGGGTDGSAALELARPKIVDPRNTVMVWISDFYEWKSQEVFDGLQAVHRSGAKLIPVGSVSSGGQQSVNPWFRQRLKDQGTPVLSGHVRKLVAELKNFLT from the coding sequence ATGACCCATTCGGTGAATCACCACGAGAACCGGCGGCAAGTGCTCTACTGGCGGCTGCTGGCCCGGCTGTTCGACGGGCAGGAGCAGGCCGCGTTGGAGCGGGCCAGCACGGCGGTGGTCGACGACGTCGGCCTGCCGGCCGCGCTGCTCGACCCGTCGGTCTCGGTCGACACCGTCGTGCAGCGGTTCCCGGAACTGGCCGACGAGCTGCCCGGCCTGCTCGCACCGAAGCCAGGGGACGAACCCGACGACGACGGAGCCGACGAGGTCGCAGCCGGCGACGTCGCGGACCAGGTCGGGGCCGATGAGGTACGCCGGGCCGCGCTGGCGTCGAAGCTGCTGCTCAACATCTTCGCCACCGGAAGCGGGGACGTGTCCGCGACCCAGTTGGCCACCTGGCAGGCCGACGCCGGCTGGTACCAGCAGGCCTGTGGGGTCACACCGGGCCGCCGCGACGGGGTGCTCGGCGCCATCGAAGGTGACCTGGTGCGCCGGATGCGACTGCGGGAGGTGCTGGCCGACCCGGCGTTGGCCCGTCAGCTCACGCCGAGCATGTCGCTGATCGAGCAGTTGCTGCGGGACAAGTCGAACCTGTCCGGGGTGGCGTTGGCCAACGCCAAAGCACTGATCCGGCGCTTCGTCGACGAGGTCGCCGAGGTGCTCAAGACGCAGGTGCAGCAGACCAGCGTCGGCACCATCGACCGGTCGATCCCGCCGAAGCGGGTGTTCCGCAACCTCGACCTGGACCGGACCATCTGGAAGAACCTGCCCAACTGGAGCCCCACCGACGAACGGCTCTACGTCGACCGGCTGTTCTACAAGCAGACCGCCAAGCGGACCACGCCGGCCCGGCTGATCGTCGTCGTCGACCAGTCGGGGTCGATGGTGGACGCCATGGTCAACTGCACGATCCTGGCGTCGATCTTCGCCGGGCTGCCCAAGGTGGACGTCCATCTGGTCGCCTACGACACCCGGGCGCTGGACCTGACGCCGTGGGTGCACGACCCGTTCGAGGTGCTGCTGCGTACCCAGCTCGGCGGCGGAACGGACGGCTCGGCGGCACTGGAACTGGCCCGACCCAAGATCGTCGACCCGCGCAACACCGTCATGGTGTGGATCTCCGACTTCTACGAGTGGAAGTCGCAGGAGGTCTTCGACGGGCTGCAGGCGGTGCACCGCAGCGGCGCCAAGCTGATCCCGGTCGGCTCGGTCTCCAGCGGCGGCCAGCAGAGCGTCAATCCGTGGTTCCGGCAGCGGCTCAAGGACCAAGGCACCCCCGTGCTCTCCGGGCACGTCCGCAAGCTCGTCGCCGAGCTCAAGAACTTCCTCACCTGA
- a CDS encoding AAA family ATPase, with the protein MSAEMLRAPAEIKYAEELDWLESVDDGPKPFSWRLSPKMVRLFILGSERADGLDRTIDQKWFGDRSFVERSIVTLASDRGLLLIGDPGTGKSWLAELLAAALSRNSTLVVQGTAGTTEDHIKYSWNVSMVIAKGQSRQSMIPSPIMTAMEQGVIGRFEELTRSTSDVQDALISILSEKYVSIPELDSDNIVFAQPGFSIIATANSRDRGVNDLSSALKRRFNFVRIPVVTNKRSEAEIVKFRTAELLRRHQIDLEVPPTLLDVLLQSFADLRTAAASATSDDEKLESALSTAEQIGVLEDAILHSQFFGDRTLRAETLAGSMVGSLARRSPEDLAILNKFWHGVIEPRSKADGGEWPAFLEGGRQSIATLS; encoded by the coding sequence ATGTCCGCAGAAATGCTGCGCGCCCCCGCCGAGATCAAGTACGCCGAGGAACTCGACTGGCTCGAATCGGTCGACGACGGCCCGAAGCCGTTCTCCTGGCGGCTCAGCCCCAAGATGGTGCGGCTGTTCATCCTCGGTTCGGAACGCGCCGACGGCTTGGACCGGACCATCGACCAGAAGTGGTTCGGTGACCGCAGCTTCGTTGAGCGCAGCATCGTCACCCTGGCCTCCGACCGGGGTCTGCTGCTGATCGGCGACCCGGGCACCGGCAAGAGCTGGCTGGCCGAGCTGCTGGCGGCGGCGCTCAGCCGCAACTCGACCCTGGTGGTGCAGGGCACCGCCGGCACCACCGAGGATCACATCAAGTATTCGTGGAACGTGTCGATGGTGATCGCCAAGGGACAGTCCCGGCAGTCGATGATCCCGTCGCCGATCATGACCGCGATGGAGCAGGGCGTGATCGGCCGGTTCGAGGAGCTGACCCGCTCCACCAGCGACGTGCAGGACGCGCTGATCTCGATCCTGTCGGAGAAGTACGTCTCGATCCCGGAGCTGGACTCGGACAACATCGTCTTCGCCCAGCCCGGCTTCTCGATCATCGCCACCGCCAACAGCCGCGACCGGGGCGTCAACGATTTGTCGTCGGCGCTCAAGCGGCGGTTCAACTTCGTGCGGATCCCGGTGGTGACCAACAAGCGCAGCGAGGCGGAGATCGTCAAGTTCCGCACCGCCGAGCTGCTGCGCCGCCACCAGATCGACCTGGAGGTGCCGCCGACCCTGCTCGACGTGCTGCTACAGAGCTTCGCCGACCTGCGTACCGCCGCCGCGTCGGCGACCAGCGACGACGAGAAGCTGGAGTCGGCGCTGTCCACCGCCGAGCAGATCGGGGTGTTGGAGGACGCGATCCTGCACAGCCAGTTCTTCGGCGACCGGACCCTGCGTGCCGAGACCCTGGCCGGCTCGATGGTCGGTTCGCTGGCCCGGCGCAGCCCGGAGGACCTGGCCATCCTCAACAAGTTCTGGCACGGGGTGATCGAGCCGCGTAGCAAGGCCGACGGCGGCGAGTGGCCGGCCTTCCTCGAAGGCGGCCGGCAGAGCATCGCGACCCTGTCGTGA
- a CDS encoding DUF5682 family protein, translating into MHSAAVGEPAPGRFEALREQLANAATTFAGSPDALTGILAGMVDDVDRALAEELEIFPVCHHSPSSALAMVRRLHQKQPKVIYLELCEDLQPLLTELRNCELPVALQAFASDLDGFPAGAGPLSVIAPITEASAEYQAIAYALETPGVELLLVDRSTDHVFQWQSPPDDGPAATPATDADDAGDPTQEDDKALHGDAVGVEIGDLRPGFAELEAYLLHHGKVRHWSEWWDQYVEQPLIGADHDTYRQVMVMIGSLFRRLRPADARRTDRDEDRERYMWTRMREHLAASGVDPADCLYVCGAFHAASRVEQFGVRSTASFEITPRTGTEWRYGLIPSSHSAIEAQFGLAGGAVSIAAATWQKALTASKVTPYRLAGQAGGRKRTARKSKAAAVATAGATAGAAGGGADRLTSFLATPSRPGELDETELLGWCVDIVRLARRNSYLASTADAIAIFETAVLLAGMRNRRRPTPYDFADAAVTCIEKDVVPGRRDVRRLCEIMFGGDRIGRVGYDALPPLARDVYDRLAPLGLDLRKRTVQRALLDLRGEPTLRACSDLLWMLRRLLPPDAVRPIMGERRLGEQSVQESWDVAIGRHQRSIIELGYEGVSIEQVLELRLRKAAWDSQATASTALAAVEDSLLYLRNRRFTDELGARAVQLLAAERTVDHAPEVLRRIRSLLSYYRTTGGGELPAWCQAFVTTGYAHYCTLLPTAFVDDETGLRQVAAMLGFLMSMESLAMALGCDRAQLELAVRQSHPQAPAKVALLWAAQSQLGQLPLAELRARCAELLASPLTVGAFPRYLSGFVQALEPVPTLAPFVVEVLSAAFGQLPDRVLLPWLPTLLTTLRDQAGELLPVLVREAGRTFPATLPALDAWAPPWTPVSAAGGSAATSPAAGGSSGGRIARYAMAGPVPELLAGFPLTGVAVADLLDCAAEPIGTATSGHRPAALSGDVDPAGPHPAVTDLLERFPASAVGAAARLGLVGTAG; encoded by the coding sequence GTGCACTCTGCCGCGGTCGGCGAGCCGGCACCCGGCCGGTTCGAGGCGCTGCGGGAGCAGTTGGCGAACGCCGCGACCACGTTCGCCGGCTCCCCGGACGCGCTGACCGGCATCCTCGCCGGCATGGTCGACGACGTCGACCGGGCGCTCGCCGAGGAGCTGGAGATCTTCCCGGTCTGTCACCACTCGCCGTCGTCGGCGTTGGCGATGGTCCGCCGGCTGCACCAGAAGCAGCCCAAGGTGATCTACCTGGAGCTCTGCGAGGACCTGCAGCCGCTGCTGACCGAACTACGCAACTGCGAGTTGCCGGTGGCGTTGCAGGCGTTCGCCAGCGACCTCGACGGGTTTCCGGCCGGGGCGGGACCGTTGAGTGTGATCGCGCCGATCACCGAGGCGTCCGCCGAGTACCAGGCGATCGCGTACGCCCTGGAGACGCCGGGGGTGGAGTTGCTGCTGGTGGACCGCTCCACCGACCACGTCTTCCAGTGGCAGTCCCCACCCGACGACGGGCCGGCGGCGACCCCGGCGACGGACGCCGACGACGCGGGTGACCCGACTCAGGAAGACGACAAGGCGCTGCACGGTGACGCGGTCGGGGTCGAGATCGGCGATCTGCGGCCGGGTTTCGCCGAACTGGAGGCGTACCTGCTGCACCACGGCAAGGTGCGGCACTGGTCGGAATGGTGGGACCAGTACGTCGAGCAGCCGCTGATCGGCGCCGACCACGACACGTACCGGCAGGTCATGGTCATGATCGGCAGCCTGTTCCGGCGGCTGCGGCCGGCGGACGCGCGGCGCACCGACCGCGACGAGGACCGGGAACGCTACATGTGGACCCGAATGCGCGAGCACCTGGCCGCCTCCGGCGTCGACCCGGCCGACTGCCTGTACGTCTGCGGCGCGTTCCACGCGGCGAGCCGGGTCGAGCAGTTCGGCGTACGGTCGACCGCGTCCTTCGAGATCACCCCGCGCACCGGCACCGAGTGGCGGTACGGGCTGATCCCGTCCAGCCACTCGGCGATCGAGGCGCAGTTCGGGCTGGCCGGCGGCGCGGTGTCGATCGCCGCCGCCACCTGGCAGAAGGCGCTGACCGCCAGCAAGGTCACCCCGTACCGGTTAGCGGGGCAGGCCGGTGGCCGCAAGCGTACGGCCCGCAAGTCGAAGGCGGCGGCCGTGGCGACGGCCGGAGCCACCGCCGGCGCGGCGGGCGGCGGCGCCGACCGGCTCACCAGCTTCCTGGCCACCCCGTCGCGGCCCGGTGAGCTCGACGAGACCGAACTGCTCGGCTGGTGTGTCGACATCGTGCGGCTGGCCCGGCGCAACAGCTACCTGGCCAGTACGGCCGACGCGATCGCCATCTTCGAGACGGCGGTGTTGCTGGCCGGGATGCGCAACCGGCGGCGGCCCACCCCGTACGACTTCGCCGACGCCGCCGTCACCTGTATCGAAAAGGACGTGGTGCCGGGGCGGCGCGACGTCCGCCGGCTCTGCGAGATCATGTTCGGTGGGGACCGGATCGGCCGGGTCGGCTACGACGCGTTGCCGCCGCTGGCCCGCGACGTCTACGACCGGCTGGCCCCGCTCGGGCTGGACCTGCGGAAACGGACCGTGCAGCGGGCGCTGCTGGATCTGCGTGGCGAGCCCACGTTGCGGGCCTGCTCCGATCTGCTGTGGATGCTGCGTCGGCTGCTACCGCCGGACGCGGTGCGCCCGATCATGGGCGAACGGCGGCTCGGGGAGCAGTCCGTACAGGAGAGCTGGGACGTGGCGATCGGCCGTCACCAGCGGTCGATCATCGAGCTCGGCTACGAGGGCGTCAGCATCGAGCAGGTCTTGGAGCTGCGGCTGCGCAAGGCCGCCTGGGATTCGCAGGCGACGGCGTCGACGGCGCTCGCGGCGGTCGAGGATTCGCTGCTCTATCTGCGCAACCGGCGGTTCACCGACGAGTTGGGTGCCCGCGCGGTGCAGTTGCTGGCCGCCGAACGTACCGTCGACCACGCCCCGGAGGTGCTGCGCCGGATCCGGTCACTGCTGTCGTATTACCGGACCACCGGCGGCGGTGAGCTGCCGGCCTGGTGTCAGGCGTTCGTCACCACCGGGTACGCCCACTACTGCACGCTGCTGCCGACCGCGTTCGTCGACGACGAGACCGGGTTGCGTCAGGTCGCCGCGATGTTGGGCTTCCTGATGAGCATGGAGAGCCTGGCGATGGCGCTCGGCTGCGACCGGGCACAGCTGGAGTTGGCGGTACGCCAGTCCCATCCGCAGGCCCCGGCGAAGGTGGCGCTGCTGTGGGCGGCGCAGTCCCAGCTTGGTCAGTTGCCGCTGGCCGAGTTGCGGGCCCGCTGTGCGGAGCTGCTGGCCAGCCCGTTGACCGTTGGGGCGTTTCCGCGTTACCTGAGTGGCTTCGTGCAAGCGTTGGAGCCTGTGCCGACGTTGGCACCGTTCGTCGTGGAGGTGTTGTCGGCGGCGTTCGGTCAGCTGCCCGATCGGGTGCTGCTGCCCTGGCTGCCGACGCTGCTGACCACGCTGCGCGATCAGGCCGGCGAGTTGTTGCCGGTGCTGGTCCGGGAGGCGGGTCGGACCTTCCCGGCGACGCTGCCGGCGTTGGACGCCTGGGCGCCGCCGTGGACGCCGGTTTCGGCGGCGGGCGGGTCGGCGGCGACCTCGCCGGCGGCGGGCGGATCGTCCGGCGGGCGGATCGCGCGGTACGCGATGGCTGGTCCGGTGCCGGAGTTGCTGGCCGGCTTTCCGCTGACCGGCGTCGCGGTGGCCGACCTGCTCGACTGCGCGGCCGAGCCGATCGGTACGGCGACCTCAGGGCACCGACCGGCCGCGCTGTCCGGTGATGTCGACCCGGCCGGCCCGCATCCGGCCGTGACCGACCTGCTGGAACGGTTCCCGGCGAGCGCGGTCGGGGCGGCGGCCCGGCTCGGACTGGTCGGCACCGCCGGTTGA
- a CDS encoding cold-shock protein codes for MATGTVKWFNADKGFGFITQDGGEPDVFAHFSAIASSGFRTLEENQRVEFDVEQGQKGLQAANIRVI; via the coding sequence ATGGCAACTGGCACCGTCAAGTGGTTCAACGCCGACAAGGGCTTCGGCTTCATCACCCAGGACGGCGGAGAGCCCGACGTCTTCGCCCACTTCTCGGCGATCGCGTCCAGCGGCTTCCGCACTCTCGAGGAGAACCAGCGGGTCGAGTTCGACGTCGAACAGGGACAGAAGGGCCTGCAGGCCGCCAACATCCGGGTGATCTGA
- a CDS encoding 50S ribosomal protein L11 methyltransferase, whose protein sequence is MQRQLFADAAGSGDAGADQLRLTRVPLAPEIRLYLAEDPTLLWARLEAAAGRRLPPPFWASAWAGGQALARYLFDHPEVVAGRRVLDLASGSGLVAIAAAMAGAATVAANDIDPYATTAISLNAIANEVRVTITRDDLLDEGLVDVDVVLAGDALYSGELAAQVLPFLSRHTDQGVRVLVGDPGRGHCTVDRLEPVARYRRATLGVAEDSLIDRVQVLAMSPRP, encoded by the coding sequence CTGCAGCGTCAGCTCTTCGCCGACGCCGCCGGCTCGGGCGACGCTGGCGCCGATCAGCTCAGGCTGACCCGGGTCCCGCTCGCCCCGGAGATCCGGCTGTACCTCGCCGAGGACCCGACGCTGCTCTGGGCCCGGCTCGAAGCAGCGGCCGGTCGCCGACTACCACCGCCGTTCTGGGCTTCGGCCTGGGCCGGCGGTCAGGCGTTGGCCCGGTATCTGTTCGACCACCCGGAGGTCGTCGCCGGCCGGCGGGTGCTCGACCTCGCCTCCGGATCCGGCCTGGTCGCCATCGCGGCGGCCATGGCCGGTGCGGCCACCGTCGCCGCCAACGACATCGACCCGTACGCGACGACCGCGATCAGTCTCAACGCCATCGCCAACGAGGTGCGCGTCACCATCACGCGCGACGATCTGCTCGACGAGGGCCTCGTCGACGTCGACGTGGTGCTGGCCGGTGACGCCCTCTACAGCGGCGAGTTGGCGGCCCAGGTACTGCCGTTTCTCAGTCGGCACACCGACCAGGGCGTACGGGTGCTGGTCGGTGATCCGGGCCGGGGACACTGCACCGTCGACCGGCTCGAACCGGTGGCCAGGTACCGGCGCGCGACGCTCGGTGTCGCCGAGGATTCCTTGATCGACCGCGTTCAGGTGTTGGCGATGTCGCCGCGCCCCTGA
- a CDS encoding response regulator transcription factor — MPDQARVLIVDDHPVVRRGLRTMLDGESWVGQVLEAASCAEAIAAVAHEQVTVVAMDIALPDGDGVSATERILRHRPRTAVLMLTMADDDELVARAMRAGARGYLLKDTDPDVVVDALRTVAGGGLVLGPGIRLAALAGEARRPAALPPPFDQLTPREREILRYLAAGEGNTQIARRFGLSAKTIRNQLSAVFAKLGVGDRVQAALLARDAGLVGPPGSSEPSRSPGPG, encoded by the coding sequence ATGCCGGACCAGGCGCGAGTGTTGATCGTGGATGATCACCCGGTGGTACGCCGTGGTCTGCGCACGATGCTCGACGGCGAGTCGTGGGTGGGGCAGGTGCTGGAGGCGGCCTCCTGCGCCGAGGCGATAGCCGCGGTCGCCCACGAGCAGGTGACCGTGGTCGCGATGGACATCGCCCTGCCGGACGGGGACGGGGTGTCGGCCACCGAGCGGATCCTGCGGCACCGGCCGCGAACCGCCGTGCTGATGTTGACCATGGCCGACGACGACGAGTTGGTGGCGCGCGCGATGCGGGCCGGCGCCCGGGGCTATCTGCTCAAGGACACCGATCCTGACGTGGTGGTCGACGCACTGCGTACCGTCGCGGGTGGAGGTTTGGTGTTGGGGCCGGGCATCCGGCTGGCCGCGCTGGCCGGCGAAGCACGGCGACCGGCCGCGCTGCCCCCGCCGTTCGACCAGCTCACCCCGCGCGAGCGGGAGATCCTGCGGTATCTGGCGGCGGGGGAGGGCAACACGCAGATCGCCCGCCGGTTCGGCCTGAGCGCCAAGACCATCCGTAACCAGCTTTCGGCCGTCTTCGCCAAACTGGGTGTCGGTGACCGGGTGCAGGCTGCGCTGCTGGCCCGCGACGCCGGCCTCGTCGGGCCGCCCGGCTCGTCCGAGCCGAGCCGGTCGCCGGGGCCGGGGTGA
- a CDS encoding sensor histidine kinase, protein MTVALGVFAGQLHQRADLLFGPIALTAVFAAAFTALGGLVLAGVPGHRVGRLMLAAGLLATVEVVALSWLTWLPLAWLAQWLWWPPYTLVFLALLVFPDGRLPGGARWRAVAGVLVGGAVTATVGFAVAAVDDPRGLLLTGELAATGRARLFVQIALVAVAVELLAVGAVLAALASRWRRALGETRQQLACLLIAGALFLLGLVLDGLNLAGAWVLMVVAIPGGLTLAVLRYRLYQLEQVINRTLVWMVMSLLVIVGFVATVAVLRDLVLGGDTSNASLVATGLIAVTFEPLRHRVQRGVNRLLYGDRDDPYGVLTRLGGLLANTVQPHAVPALLTGTIARSLQVPYVAVEVDQRPGTDSAGADLVAAVHGQQTGSVERFDMVTHGERIGQLVVAHRRPGDRFTPVERRLLADVARHASVAVSTARLIRELRDSRERLVLAREEERRRLRRDLHDGLGPTFAGMSMQVRAASKLASGAGRLGPILDGLADDLRTCTAEVRRLVDQLRPAALDQGLESGLRAECQRFDGPGLRVRLTVGDDLRELPAAVEVAAYRIVTEALSNVARHAQADRCEVRVRRVGRTLSLEVADDGVGAARPRPGGVGLDSIRQRAAELGGGSEIGDGPDGGTVVRVTLPVPQDGR, encoded by the coding sequence ATGACGGTCGCGCTGGGCGTGTTCGCCGGCCAGCTCCACCAACGCGCCGACCTGCTGTTCGGCCCGATCGCGCTCACCGCCGTCTTCGCCGCCGCGTTCACCGCCCTCGGCGGCCTGGTGCTGGCCGGGGTGCCCGGCCACCGGGTCGGCCGGTTGATGCTCGCCGCCGGTCTGCTCGCCACCGTCGAGGTGGTGGCGTTGAGCTGGCTGACGTGGCTGCCGCTGGCCTGGCTGGCGCAGTGGCTGTGGTGGCCGCCGTACACCCTGGTGTTCCTGGCCCTGCTGGTCTTCCCGGACGGGCGGCTGCCCGGCGGGGCGCGGTGGCGGGCGGTGGCCGGGGTGCTCGTCGGCGGCGCGGTGACCGCCACCGTCGGGTTCGCGGTCGCCGCCGTCGACGACCCCCGTGGTCTGCTACTGACCGGCGAACTGGCCGCCACCGGCCGAGCCCGGCTGTTCGTCCAGATCGCCCTGGTGGCGGTCGCCGTCGAACTGCTCGCCGTCGGCGCGGTCCTGGCAGCCCTGGCCAGCCGGTGGCGGCGGGCGCTCGGCGAGACCCGTCAGCAGCTCGCCTGCCTGCTGATCGCCGGCGCGCTGTTCCTGCTCGGACTGGTCCTCGACGGGCTCAACCTGGCCGGCGCCTGGGTGCTGATGGTCGTCGCCATCCCCGGCGGGCTCACCCTGGCGGTCCTGCGCTACCGGCTCTACCAGCTGGAACAGGTAATCAACCGGACCCTGGTCTGGATGGTGATGAGCCTGCTGGTGATCGTCGGTTTCGTGGCCACGGTCGCGGTGCTGCGTGACCTGGTCCTCGGCGGCGACACCTCCAACGCGTCGCTGGTCGCGACCGGACTGATCGCGGTCACCTTCGAACCGCTGCGGCACCGGGTGCAACGCGGCGTCAACCGGCTGCTGTACGGCGACCGCGACGACCCGTACGGGGTGTTGACCCGCCTCGGCGGGCTGCTGGCCAACACCGTGCAGCCACACGCCGTACCGGCGCTGTTGACCGGCACCATCGCCCGGTCGCTGCAGGTGCCGTACGTCGCCGTCGAAGTCGACCAGCGGCCCGGCACCGACTCGGCCGGGGCCGACCTCGTCGCGGCGGTCCACGGCCAGCAGACCGGATCGGTCGAACGCTTCGACATGGTGACCCACGGCGAACGGATCGGTCAGCTCGTGGTCGCGCACCGCCGCCCCGGAGACCGGTTCACCCCGGTGGAACGGCGACTACTCGCCGACGTCGCCCGGCACGCCTCGGTGGCGGTGTCCACCGCCCGGCTGATCCGCGAACTGCGGGACTCCCGCGAACGGCTGGTCCTGGCCCGGGAGGAAGAACGCCGCCGGCTCCGCCGGGACCTGCACGACGGTCTCGGTCCGACGTTCGCCGGCATGTCGATGCAGGTACGGGCGGCCAGCAAACTCGCCAGCGGTGCCGGACGGCTCGGGCCGATCCTCGACGGGCTCGCCGATGATCTGCGTACCTGCACCGCCGAGGTCCGTCGCCTGGTCGACCAGCTCCGGCCGGCCGCCCTCGACCAGGGGCTGGAATCCGGGCTACGGGCCGAATGCCAGCGCTTCGACGGCCCCGGCCTGCGGGTACGGCTGACCGTCGGCGACGACTTGCGGGAACTGCCGGCGGCGGTGGAGGTGGCGGCGTACCGGATCGTCACCGAGGCCCTGTCGAACGTGGCCCGGCACGCCCAGGCCGACCGCTGCGAGGTCCGGGTCCGCCGCGTCGGCCGGACACTGTCGTTGGAAGTGGCCGACGACGGCGTCGGCGCTGCCCGGCCCCGGCCCGGCGGAGTCGGGCTGGACTCGATCCGGCAGCGGGCCGCCGAACTCGGCGGCGGCAGCGAGATCGGCGACGGACCGGACGGCGGGACCGTGGTACGGGTGACGCTGCCGGTGCCGCAAGATGGCCGGTGA